A region of the Oceaniferula marina genome:
CCAGCGAACAGCAGCGTGTTCATGGGGCACAGGCTCAGCGCCCTCTCCCAAGCGGCAGACAAAGGGGATCAAACAAATGGCAACGTCTCCATAATCATGCTTCACCTCAGGTAATCGATCTCCGACCTCGATTTCACAGCCCAGCTCTTCCCGGATCTCTCTGCGCAAGGCATCCCGAGGATCTTCACCGGTTTCTACTTTCCCTCCGGGGAACTCCCATTTCCCGGCATGGGACTGATGCTCCGACCGCTGGCAAGCCATCACCCGTCCGTCATCATCCTGAATCACCGCACAAACCACATTGATCATGCCCATGATCTAGACTAAAGATCAGTCTAGCGACAACTCCAAACCTCTACCACAAGCGCGATGACACAGGACAAGACCAAAGCCCCTCAGATCCCCAGAGAAGACGACATCTGTGATGTCATTGGCAAGGCCATGCGCGGTCAGGGACTTACGCCGGCATCTCTGGCACAACAGGCATCCTTGCCTGAGCCCGCTGTCTCCCGTGCCCTGCAAGCCGATGGCCCGGCACTGCCCGTCCACGAGCTCAACGCCATTGCCTCAGCCCTCGGGCTCAACCCCAAGGCTCTGGCCCAGCTCAATACCTACCTCCCGGGCTGCCAAGCACCAGCCGGACTGATTACGATCACAACCCGCTTCGGCCACGCCGGCGTCAACGCCTTCATTCTGGAAAATGAGCACTCCGCTTGGGTCTTCGACACCGGAACCGACCCATCGCCCATCCTCTCCCACCTTAGCACACACCGACTGGAGCTAAAAAACCTCTACATCACACACGGGCATCACGACCACATCTCCGGGCTGCCCTCGTTTCCAGAAGATCAAACCATCCTGCCAGAGAACATCCGTCACGGAGAGTCCCGTGCACTGACACCGAACATCCGACTCACCGCACTGGAAACCAGCGGCCATTTTACGCCCTCCCGGGCCTACTTCATTGAAGGGCTCTCCGCACCGGTTTGTATTTGTGGTGACATCCTCTTTGCCGGATCGATGGGAAAAGCATCCGGGCTCAGCAGCTATCAACAGTCGCTACGGCATGCGCGTGAAAACCTCCTCAGCCTGCCCCCCGAAACTCTCCTCTGCCCGGGGCACGGCCCCCTGAGCACCATCGCTCTGGAAAAACAACACAACCCCTTCCTCGCTTAAACTTCAGCCGACGCCCCCTTTTACAAACCCTTTACACGAGCCCAACATTTATTTCTCGTATCAGCTGGCCGGCTTGCTAAAAAAGCCAGCATGAAAAGTTTCATCGCCTTCGCCGTCCTCCTTTTCACCTTCGCTCCCATTCCGTGCGTCCATGCTGAAACCGACGCCAGAAAAGCGGCCAACGCCCTGCAGGACAACAACTACGCCCTCGCAGGAAAAATCCTCAGCGGCAATCTGGAAACCCTGGCTGCAGCGGACAAGCAGTTCACCCAGGATCAACTCCTGCACCTGAAGGCAACCACCGAATTCCTTCAAAAAAATTACGAAGCAGCGGAACAATCCTGCCAGCAGCTCCAAAAGCAATTTCCAAAGAGCACATGGTTATCCAAGTCCATCTTCCTTGAAGCGGAAACCTATAGCGCTCGCAAACAGTATGAAAAAGCCATTGGCATCTACGAAAGCCAAGCCATCAAACTCTTCGCGACCGAACGTAAGGCTGGCATCGCCCGATCATTGATCCGCTTTGCCGAGTCGTTCACCCGCAAACCCGCGGCTGACAACCTCGATGCCCCCGCACCGGATTACGCCAAAGCCTACAACCTCTACAGCGAAATCCTCGACCTCAACTGCGGCCACACACTACGAGCCGAAGCCCGCTACCAAATGACCAGCATGCTCTCGCTGGCAGGTAACTATCAGGGAGCAGAAAAAGAAGCCCTCGCCTACCTCGCAGAGTTTGACCCGTCATGGAGAGGTTTGATCGGAAGCCCTGAACGGGTGACCATGAAAAAAAATGCCAACACCCTGGCGACGGGCAAACACATCGCCATGGTTCGTTACCTTCATGCCGAGGCACTGCACCGACAAAACCGACGACCCGAAGCCGATAACTATCTCTTCGAACTCCTCCAGCTGGTTGAAGAAAAACACATCGATGCGGATCAAGCATTACTCGCCGACGCCAGCTGGCTGCGTATTCACACCCTGCGCCAAAAAGGAGGCAAAGCATACGACATCAACGAATGGAAACAAACCACCGAAGCCTACCTCCAAGCCTACCCCAAACACATCCACGCAAACAAAACGGCCTTCCTTTTAGGCTCCATGCTGCAATCCCACGGCAAAAACAAACTGGCCATCACCGCCTATCAAAATTACATCGCTGATAAATACAAGACCGCCGTCACCCCCACGCCGCTCAGTCAGTCAGTGGAAACCGCCGGAGAGCTGGAGGTTCGAAAAAAATTAGCAGGACAACACCTTGAGTTGGCCCATTACGCACTCGGCTCCATCCACCTCGCGATGGAAGAATTCGAACTCGCCCGTAAAGCCTGGAACCTGACAGCTCAAACGTTCCCCAATGGAACCCAATGGGCCGCATGCCAGAAAGGCCTCGTCGAAATCGACTACGCCCAGCTGCAAAGCCAGCTGGCAATCCTGAAAAAAGAAGCTGGGGCAGCCAATGAGGTGGACTGCCACACCCAGGCGACCAAACGAGTCGAAGCCTTCATCAGCCAATATCCTCTCGACCCGAGGATTGCGGGGCTCCTGTTCTCCTGCGGCCAGATTCCATACGAACTGGCTATTCGGATCGACAAGGAGTCCCCGGAACCAGCAAACAAAAAAATCCGACAGGACACACTCTATCAGCAGGCCATCTCGTCTTGGAATATCTTGACCAGTAAATACGGAAAATCCAATGAAGCCTCCCGCGCAAAATTTCTGACGGCCAAACTCTGGGAAGAACACTTCATCGATATGGAAAAGGCGATCAGCCTCTACAAAAGCTCCAAAGCCAAAGACTTCCGCACCCGTCTGGCCGCCCTCACCAGCAAACGATTGTTAGCCAGCGCTGAAAAAACGTTCACCCTGAAAGAAACACCTCAAATCATCCTCAATACAAGGAACATCGAGAAGGTCAAAGTCCATCAGTACTGGATCGACCTCAAAGCCTACTTCCTCAAAAATGGCCACCTGGCAGATCTTACCAAACTGGATATCGACCTCATCGAACCCGATCATTCATGGGACGTCTCCATCAAAGACTATCAAAAACATCATCCGCTCACCCAGAAAATAGATATCCCCTTCCCCAAAAATAAACCCGGCGTCTGCATCATCAAAATTGAAGACGAAGACTACCACACAACCAGCCTGGTTATGCGTAGCAATATTGATATTGCCGTCCGCGTTGGCACCCGGGAGCTTATCGCTTACGCCACCAACTGGGTCAGCGGAAAACCGGCGTCCAAGGTAAAACTCTTGTTCGCCAGCGGTGAAAAAATCATCGGGACAGAGCTCACCGGTCCCGACGGCGTTTGTTATAAAACATTCGATGCCCTCGAAGATCTCAGTTCATTGCGAGTGCTGGCCATTTCCCCAGAAGGGGCGGCCACATGCTCTCAGGACCTCGACAGCACCTCCTCTCCGGCTAAACTCACCGCCAAGGCGTGGTTCCATACGGCCAGCAGTGAAAACCGCCCCGGAGAAACCGTGCACCTCTCCGGCATTGTCCGGGACGCACTCAACGGTTCCTACACCCTGCCTAAAAACAAGAAATACACCCTCAACTGCAGAACCAACCACCACTTGCCCATTTTTGAATCCTCGCTTGATTTAAACCCGCAAGGTGGTTTTGAAGCCCAATTTAAAATCCCACGACACACGCAAAGTAAAGCCGTCATCGTCACATTAACCCCCGAAAGTCCCGACGAAGCCAAGCAATCGTCCACACCCAGCCCCGAACGTTTCCAGTACCTCATCCCGATCACCCGACAGTCGGACAGTCAAGCCTCCCTGACCCTCACCTTTGACCAATCTCACCTCAAAACGGGTGATATCCTGACTGGCTCTCTCCGTGCCCGTTATCACTGGGACGCTCCCGTCAGCGACCGACGGATCCGTCTCACTTTACCATCAGGAAAACACAGCGATGTTGTCACCGATGCCCAAGGCCTCGCCACATTCAGCTACGACACCACAGGCATCGCATCCGGTTCATCACTCGTCTTTTCTGCGCAACTCATCGGCATCTCCAGCATGGGAGCAGCCAACGCCATCACAATTGACCCGCTGCAGCTCTACATCCGGGCTGAATCAGACAAAGCCATGGTCACCAGCCAGGAGCCGATCACCATCAAGGTCAACACCCACAATGCTTCCGAACAACCGGTAGGAGCCACACTCGCACTCAAACTCCTGCGAAGCACTGAAGGCAACAAGGAGAAACTCGTTCAGGAACTCCCAATCACCACCGACCCCCAATCAGGAAAAGGTAAAACCGAAATCAAGATTGCCGCTCAAGGTCGCTACATTCTCCGCATCGAAGGCTCTGACCCTCAGGGAAAACCCAGCCTGACAGAAACGATCATCCACGTGTTAGGTGATGATGCTGCATCTGAAATCACCGCCTACCACCATACCCAAAAGCTCTTCGATGACAGCCAATTCGAGTTGCGGGTCTTTTCCAAACGCCATACCGCTTGTCAAGCCCTGCTCACAGTTGAGGCCCAACACATCATTGAACATCAAATCGTCGAGCTAAAACCGGGAGCCAACCTTTTCAAGCTGGATCTCAGCCCGCAGCACGCCCCGATATTCAGGACCTCCTTGATGGTCATGCACGACCGATCATTCTTTTCCGCGGAGGACGTGGTTACGGTGAGCCGCCGGCTATTCGTCCAAACCATACTACCGGAAAAGGCGTCCTTCTCACCCGGAGAAACCATCACAGCCCAGGTCAACGTGAGTGACACCCAAGGCAAACCCGTCCCGGCTCTGTTGATGGCATCCATTGAAAAGCAGCGCCACGAAACTCAGGCCAAATCACCCGAGGGCGGCTGGTTCATCTACACCCCGTTCCAACGCTCCTCAGAGCTTCCCCAATATTCAATGGGCACCAGCTGCGGGTTCACCCACACCGGAACCCAGCAACGAATCCTCGCTGCCTATAAAGAAGAACAACAACGCATCGCCGACGGCAACAACCGAGCTCACAGAGTCACCGACCTCAGCCGTCTCGCCCAACAACACTTCCAGAGTATCGACAACATCCGTAAGCATCTCTACATGGGTGAAGGATACTACAACCTAGGCAAATACGATGAAGCAGATGAAGCATTCCGTAACGTCCTACGTGAAGATCCGTATAACAAAGATGCCCGCCGCTGGATGGAAAAAGTCGCCAGCATCAAATCGGATTACTACCGCTCCGCATACGACCAAACCCGAGCTGAGAGCCTTCAACAGGTTGATCAGGCATGGGAACTCCCCAATCAAGTTGACATCCAGGCAGGCAACCGCGCAACCGCAGGTCTTCGCTCAGGAGACTACGCCGTGACCCGGAATTCCATCGATGCCATTCTCAACAACCCAAACCGCACACAATCACTCCAACGCAATAGTATCGATTTTTATCTCAACAACCCACAACGAACCTCGACAGCAGATGCCAATGCCATCGCTCTGGCGAGGTCCCGGAATGGGTTTGCCGTCAACCCCAACCGGATCAACCAACCCGTGTTCCGCTCCCAAGGAGCTCAAAGCGGGTTCGTCGGAGGAGGCCGTATCGGAAATGGCGAGGCCCGCAACGGGGTCGACTTCATCAGCCCGGTCAATTTCACCAACATCCCCGGAATCCCGGCAAATCAGGGGGGGGCGAGGCTCAATCAAATCCCCGAGCTTCCCAATGCCGTAGGAACCAGCCCCATGGCATTAACAGGCCTCTTCAATGGCACATGGAACACCACCGAACACACAGCCGCACCCAACTGGTCCGCCCCCATCCAACTACTGGCCCAAGGAAGCTCGACGCTGAAAATCCCCCTCCCCGATCGTGCTGGAACATGGACGCTCCATGTCCTCGCTGCAGCAAAAAATGGAACCTTGGGGGTCGATCGACAGACCATCAAAACCTCTGAACCGGTCAGCCTGCGCTTTGCTTCCATCCCACAGGTCATGGGCGGTGACAAATGGATCCCCGAACTCTCACTGTTCCGCCACGGCGCCCTGCCCGCGACCAACGGCCAAGTAAAAATCAGCGTCAACCATAACGGCAAGCCTCTGGCTACTCACACCGAGGAACTCACCATCGACAAAGATGCCGACTCAGCCACCGTCCCGACAAAAAAGATCACGGTCCCAGCATCCGGCACCCTGACGCTACTCGCAGAGCTCACGCTGGAGGGCGCCGCATACCAAACCGAGATCAAGGTTCCGATCCGCCCATACGGAGCCCCGGTCGCAAATCGGCACAGCCAGACATTGAGCGCCGGAACAAGCAGCTTCGATATCGCTCTGCAAGATCAGGCAACCCCACACCACCTGACTCTGACACTCAGAAAAGACATCAACCAGTCACTCTATCAGCTCTCCACCTCGAAGCTTGAGCCCGTCTTTGGCTGGAACGTCCCGTGCCGGCAAGCCCACCCGGCGGGTCAATTCAACGCCCAGGTCGCGGTGCTGGAGTATTTGACCAAACAAAAGGCCACCTCCAGCCCACACTACCAGCAACTACTACAACGGGCAAAATGGACACTCAATGAGCTGCTCGCACTTCAGCGGGCAGATGGATCATGGACTTCGACACATGGCCGCAAACAAAGCAACCTGATCGTGACCGCCACAGCCTACGAAGCCATCCATCGCTGGAAGGCCATGGGTTTCAGCAAGGAACTTGCGACACAAACAACCGAATCCTGGCTCAAAACCCAGGCAAAAAAAATCCCAGACCCCGAAGTGGATTCCCGCTGCCTCGTGCAACAAGCGCTTTCCTTTGGCAAAGCATCTGATTTCTCCATCTGCAACCGCCTCTACCGAGACCGAGGCACCCTGGGAGACGCTGGAAAGGTGCTCCTCGCCCAGGCATTTATCAACCTCGACCGCCCGTCCTTTGCTTCGGACCTCCTCGAAAGCATGCACGATCAAGAGCAATGGGCCAGCTCGACCGATCCGATCACCCGCCATCCGGCATGGATCGCAGGGCAAGCACTCCGGGCACTCTCCAGCATTTCCAAGATCAATCCCAAACTGAAGGCTCAGGCCAAGCAACTCAAACAGCTCACCTGGCAACAAGCCGGAGCCGTGGGATACACCAATGACATCATCCGTGCCGCCGCCGTCTCCGGGCTGGCTGCATCCGTGAAAGCAACGGACGCCACCAAGGCAACGGTTGAAATCTTCGTCAATGGGAACAAAATCCTTACCCACCACACAGACGACAACACCCCATCCACCCCGATCCATATCCCGGGCAAGAAGCTGACACCTGGAAAGAACACGGTCAAAGCCGTGGTCAAGGGAAAGGGCGAACTCTACCTATCAGCCAGCCTGACAGGATTCCTCGCCGAATTCCCAAAATCCAATAACGACAACTTCGCCATCCTCGAACGGAAATACTACCGTGAAAATCTGAGTTTCCAGGGGCAGCCTATCAAAACCACGGGACAGTCACCGGCAAAAGAGGCCGAATTCCAGAACATCGTGCGTGTCGACATCCGTCTGGAAAATCAGAAAAAAGACCAGAAAGATGTCGTCTTGGTCGAGCAGCTTCCTGCCGGATTCACTTACATTCCGGGCTCTCTTCGTGGTGCCCATAGTGGGGCCCGGTTGGAAAACAACCACTTGGTCGTCACCTTCCGAGGGACATTCAAACCACGCTGGATCCGCTATGAAATGATTGCAAGCCACACAGGAACGTGGAATCAGACACCCTCGACCTTCATTCCCCTGCAATCCCCCGGACAAGCGGTGTTCGGTCCGCAAGGGTCACTCACCGTACTTGCCCGAGGCAAGGCATCCACACAACCCTATCAAACCTCTGCGGCCGAGCACGCCGAACTCGCCAAACTCCATTACAACCATGGAGAACACCAACTGGCGAAACAACACCTCGCAGCACGACGCAAGCTGAAACTTCCATCCACCGAAGATGCTGAAATCGCACGCATCACACTCTGGTTAGAATCCGCTGAACAAACACCCGATGCCAAGCGACTCGTCGAAGCCTTTGAAACACTCGACGCCAGAATGCCGGACCTCAGCATTCCCTTCGATAAAATCCTTAAAGTCGGCAAAGCATACCGACAACTCAAAGAGTTCGAACGGGGGCAGTACGTTTTTGCCGCCACGCTCGAAGCTGGTTTCGCCCAAGACACCTACGTCGGAGCAGCACTCGAAGACCAGGGACGTTTCCTCGACGCCATTGACTACCAGAAAAACATCTGGCAACTCTATCCTGACCACGGCGAGATCACCAACACGTGGTTTGCCATGGCTCAGGAACTGAACGAAAGGTCTGGCAACGCCAGAAAAGTCCAAGCCAGAATCGATAGCCCGGCAAACAGCAAGGTCAGCGAAGTCGAACTCATCTCCGAATCCCAAAAGATGCTCGACCAATTCCTCTTCCTACACCCCGAACACCCGGCAGCCGATGAAGTCTCCTACACCATGGCCAACACCCTGTTCGCCTTAAAAGACTACCGCGCCGTCGTCGCCCAGGCTCGACGCTGCCATCAACGGTATCCTGAAAGCAAACACCTCAGCAGCTTCCGCTACATGGAGGCCCTCGGGTCATTCTGGCTGCGAGACTACGATGTCGCCATCCAAGCCGCCGCTGAAGTGGCCCACGGAACCTCGCAGGATAAAAATCTGGCAACCTTCATCACTGCCCAGATTTTCCATGCCAAAGGACAACCCGATAAGGCAATGGAATGGTATGAACCCATCAAGGACCATTACCCGGACGCACGTGAATCCATCGCTTACTTTGAACAGAAAAAAGTCAAACTCGATGAAGTCAAAGTGCTCTCATCTGGAAAAAAAGCCACCATCACCATGGACTACCGCAATATCTCAACCGCTGAGTTGAAAATCTATCGTGTGGACCTCATGAAGCTCTACTTAAAACAAAAAAACCTGTCGAACATCACCAATATTGAACTCGCCGGTATTGCTCCGGAACATGAACTCAGTATCAAACTCAACCAGGGCGACATGACAGAGGATATGCAGCAACACATCACGCTCCCCATCCGCAACGACGGTGCCTACCTCATCCTCTGCCGTGGAGACTACCTCTATACGTCCGGCCTCGTCTTGATCACCCCCCTAAAAATGGAAGTCCAAGAAGAGCCTGACGCCGCGAGCTTGCGAGTCCACGTCAGGGATCGCGAATCCGGCAAGCTCCTCGACAACGTCCATGTCAAAGCCATCGGTAGTGACAACTCCCGATTCAAAACCGGGGAAACCGATCTCCGCGGTATTTGGAAAGCCGAATCCATCCAGGGAAAACCCACCGTGATCGCCCGCGACCCCAAAGGTCGTTATGCGTTCTTCCGTAGCCAGATTGATTACCAATCCAGCGAAACTGAGCAAAGCAACGATGATGCCTTCGCCGCCCCACAGAAAAAACAAAAAGTCGATTTCAAAGGCAACCTGATCCAAGGCCAGCTGGAACTCAACAAGAAGAACTACAAAAGCTACAATGAGTTCCGCCGAAGCAAAGGCAAGGGAGTCAAAGTCAACAAAGCCATGAAAAAATAAACCACCGAGCTAACAGACCACGTGCCCCCACCCTCTTCAGCCGGCGTGAGAGCACCATCCCTTGACCAAACTACCTTAGCAAAGTAGGACAGGTTTCCAACCTGTCAGCTGGCATGGCATAACTACAATTACCCCCCACCTCACACCCGGAAGCCGGCAGGATAGAATCCTGCCCTACTTTACCGCAACCTACAAACTAACAAAAACACATAGACAAACCTCCTAATAAATGTTAGATGTTCATCTATGAACCCTGCAAAAACACCCGCGACGAAACAAGCCACGCATACACAACTGAAGGCATCAGCGCTATCCAGCGAAAAGACGCCTCCTCTCGCGCCCCAATCCACGGCATCATCAGCCCCTAGACCACCAGCATGGAGACACACCTGTGCCCTCATTCATATGGAGCAAAAACTGCGTCAGACAAACGACCTCATCCTCCATCTCGAAAACGAGATCGAGTTCACCACCGACGAAGAAAACCGGGAGCGTATCGAAGCCGAACTACTCCGGGCCCTCAGTAAAAGAAACGCCGTCCGGACCGCTCTCGAAATCGCCTTGAGAAAACCCTAGCATTCCAAGCCCATACACAACTCGCGCATCAAGCACGAAGGAACAAAACAGAGGCCATCAGAAAGTTCCTCCCCTACCCCCCCAACTTGACCTCCAGCCAGGTTTTATCTTTCG
Encoded here:
- a CDS encoding (deoxy)nucleoside triphosphate pyrophosphohydrolase codes for the protein MGMINVVCAVIQDDDGRVMACQRSEHQSHAGKWEFPGGKVETGEDPRDALRREIREELGCEIEVGDRLPEVKHDYGDVAICLIPFVCRLGEGAEPVPHEHAAVRWLEEGDFPSLDWAEADIPIWRHWIGGQ
- a CDS encoding MBL fold metallo-hydrolase; the encoded protein is MTQDKTKAPQIPREDDICDVIGKAMRGQGLTPASLAQQASLPEPAVSRALQADGPALPVHELNAIASALGLNPKALAQLNTYLPGCQAPAGLITITTRFGHAGVNAFILENEHSAWVFDTGTDPSPILSHLSTHRLELKNLYITHGHHDHISGLPSFPEDQTILPENIRHGESRALTPNIRLTALETSGHFTPSRAYFIEGLSAPVCICGDILFAGSMGKASGLSSYQQSLRHARENLLSLPPETLLCPGHGPLSTIALEKQHNPFLA
- a CDS encoding tetratricopeptide repeat protein, producing MKSFIAFAVLLFTFAPIPCVHAETDARKAANALQDNNYALAGKILSGNLETLAAADKQFTQDQLLHLKATTEFLQKNYEAAEQSCQQLQKQFPKSTWLSKSIFLEAETYSARKQYEKAIGIYESQAIKLFATERKAGIARSLIRFAESFTRKPAADNLDAPAPDYAKAYNLYSEILDLNCGHTLRAEARYQMTSMLSLAGNYQGAEKEALAYLAEFDPSWRGLIGSPERVTMKKNANTLATGKHIAMVRYLHAEALHRQNRRPEADNYLFELLQLVEEKHIDADQALLADASWLRIHTLRQKGGKAYDINEWKQTTEAYLQAYPKHIHANKTAFLLGSMLQSHGKNKLAITAYQNYIADKYKTAVTPTPLSQSVETAGELEVRKKLAGQHLELAHYALGSIHLAMEEFELARKAWNLTAQTFPNGTQWAACQKGLVEIDYAQLQSQLAILKKEAGAANEVDCHTQATKRVEAFISQYPLDPRIAGLLFSCGQIPYELAIRIDKESPEPANKKIRQDTLYQQAISSWNILTSKYGKSNEASRAKFLTAKLWEEHFIDMEKAISLYKSSKAKDFRTRLAALTSKRLLASAEKTFTLKETPQIILNTRNIEKVKVHQYWIDLKAYFLKNGHLADLTKLDIDLIEPDHSWDVSIKDYQKHHPLTQKIDIPFPKNKPGVCIIKIEDEDYHTTSLVMRSNIDIAVRVGTRELIAYATNWVSGKPASKVKLLFASGEKIIGTELTGPDGVCYKTFDALEDLSSLRVLAISPEGAATCSQDLDSTSSPAKLTAKAWFHTASSENRPGETVHLSGIVRDALNGSYTLPKNKKYTLNCRTNHHLPIFESSLDLNPQGGFEAQFKIPRHTQSKAVIVTLTPESPDEAKQSSTPSPERFQYLIPITRQSDSQASLTLTFDQSHLKTGDILTGSLRARYHWDAPVSDRRIRLTLPSGKHSDVVTDAQGLATFSYDTTGIASGSSLVFSAQLIGISSMGAANAITIDPLQLYIRAESDKAMVTSQEPITIKVNTHNASEQPVGATLALKLLRSTEGNKEKLVQELPITTDPQSGKGKTEIKIAAQGRYILRIEGSDPQGKPSLTETIIHVLGDDAASEITAYHHTQKLFDDSQFELRVFSKRHTACQALLTVEAQHIIEHQIVELKPGANLFKLDLSPQHAPIFRTSLMVMHDRSFFSAEDVVTVSRRLFVQTILPEKASFSPGETITAQVNVSDTQGKPVPALLMASIEKQRHETQAKSPEGGWFIYTPFQRSSELPQYSMGTSCGFTHTGTQQRILAAYKEEQQRIADGNNRAHRVTDLSRLAQQHFQSIDNIRKHLYMGEGYYNLGKYDEADEAFRNVLREDPYNKDARRWMEKVASIKSDYYRSAYDQTRAESLQQVDQAWELPNQVDIQAGNRATAGLRSGDYAVTRNSIDAILNNPNRTQSLQRNSIDFYLNNPQRTSTADANAIALARSRNGFAVNPNRINQPVFRSQGAQSGFVGGGRIGNGEARNGVDFISPVNFTNIPGIPANQGGARLNQIPELPNAVGTSPMALTGLFNGTWNTTEHTAAPNWSAPIQLLAQGSSTLKIPLPDRAGTWTLHVLAAAKNGTLGVDRQTIKTSEPVSLRFASIPQVMGGDKWIPELSLFRHGALPATNGQVKISVNHNGKPLATHTEELTIDKDADSATVPTKKITVPASGTLTLLAELTLEGAAYQTEIKVPIRPYGAPVANRHSQTLSAGTSSFDIALQDQATPHHLTLTLRKDINQSLYQLSTSKLEPVFGWNVPCRQAHPAGQFNAQVAVLEYLTKQKATSSPHYQQLLQRAKWTLNELLALQRADGSWTSTHGRKQSNLIVTATAYEAIHRWKAMGFSKELATQTTESWLKTQAKKIPDPEVDSRCLVQQALSFGKASDFSICNRLYRDRGTLGDAGKVLLAQAFINLDRPSFASDLLESMHDQEQWASSTDPITRHPAWIAGQALRALSSISKINPKLKAQAKQLKQLTWQQAGAVGYTNDIIRAAAVSGLAASVKATDATKATVEIFVNGNKILTHHTDDNTPSTPIHIPGKKLTPGKNTVKAVVKGKGELYLSASLTGFLAEFPKSNNDNFAILERKYYRENLSFQGQPIKTTGQSPAKEAEFQNIVRVDIRLENQKKDQKDVVLVEQLPAGFTYIPGSLRGAHSGARLENNHLVVTFRGTFKPRWIRYEMIASHTGTWNQTPSTFIPLQSPGQAVFGPQGSLTVLARGKASTQPYQTSAAEHAELAKLHYNHGEHQLAKQHLAARRKLKLPSTEDAEIARITLWLESAEQTPDAKRLVEAFETLDARMPDLSIPFDKILKVGKAYRQLKEFERGQYVFAATLEAGFAQDTYVGAALEDQGRFLDAIDYQKNIWQLYPDHGEITNTWFAMAQELNERSGNARKVQARIDSPANSKVSEVELISESQKMLDQFLFLHPEHPAADEVSYTMANTLFALKDYRAVVAQARRCHQRYPESKHLSSFRYMEALGSFWLRDYDVAIQAAAEVAHGTSQDKNLATFITAQIFHAKGQPDKAMEWYEPIKDHYPDARESIAYFEQKKVKLDEVKVLSSGKKATITMDYRNISTAELKIYRVDLMKLYLKQKNLSNITNIELAGIAPEHELSIKLNQGDMTEDMQQHITLPIRNDGAYLILCRGDYLYTSGLVLITPLKMEVQEEPDAASLRVHVRDRESGKLLDNVHVKAIGSDNSRFKTGETDLRGIWKAESIQGKPTVIARDPKGRYAFFRSQIDYQSSETEQSNDDAFAAPQKKQKVDFKGNLIQGQLELNKKNYKSYNEFRRSKGKGVKVNKAMKK